GGACAACATTCGCGCCTTTGAGGCGTCGGGTGCGGAGATCTATGTCAACAACGCCGGCGGATGCGGGGCGATGCTCCAGGAATACGACCTCCTCTTTCGCGATGAACCGGAGTGGCGGGAGCGCGCCGCCCGCTTTGTGGAAAGGACCCGGGATATCTCGGAGGTGCTGGTCCGGTGCGGCCTTCCACCCTTTCGGAGGGAGTGGGAGGGTGTCATCGTCTACCAGGATTCCTGCCACCTGCGCCATGTCCAGAAGGTGGTCGAGGAACCCCGGGGGCTGCTTCGCTCCATTCCGGGGGCGGTCTACGTGGAGATGGAGGGCGCCGACCGCTGCTGCGGATCCGGCGGCATCTACAATCTCCTCCATTTTGAAGAGTCCATGAAGATCCTGGAGGACAAGATGAAGGAGGTGGAGAAAGCCGGCGCCACCACCATCGTCACCACCAATCCCGGCTGCCACCTGCAGATGAGGCTCGGGGTGGAGCGGATGGGGTGGACCGATCGCATCCGCGTCCGGCATCTGGTCGAGGTGCTGGCGGAGGTGTGTCTGGAGCAAAAAATTTTGACATCCGTAAAAAGATCTTGACCGAACAGGGCCGATGATCCGGTCCGATATATTGGCATAAAAATTGCAGTGATAAAGGACGGAAGGAGGGAGTCGATGGAGCTGATCGAATTTGTACAGTCCCATTGGGGCCAGATTGCGGAATTGGCGTGGGAACACGTCCAGCTGGTGGGGATGTCCGTGGGCGTGGCGATCCTGACCGGCGTTCCCTTCGGGATTTACATCAGCCAGCGGGAATCCCTGGCGAAACTGGTGCTGGCCGTGGCCGGCATGATCATGACCATCCCGAGCATCGCCCTGTTCGGGATCATGATCCCGATTTTCTCCGTCATCAACCAGGGAATCGGCTTTGTTCCGGCCTTCACGGCGTTGGTCTTATACTCCCAGTTGCCCATCATCCGGAACACGTATGTGGCCGTGAAAAGCGTGGATCCCGATATCCGGGATGCGGCGATCGGGATGGGGATGACCCCTCTTCAGCGGCTGCGTCAAGTGGAGATCCCCATCGCCCTTCCCGTGATCATGGCCGGAGTGCGGACCGCCGTCATTCTGACGATCGGCATCGCCGCGATCGCCGCCTACATCGGTGCCGGCGGCCTGGGGGAATACATCTCCCGCGGCATTTCAACCAGTTATACCACCATGGTTCAGGCGGGGGCGATCGCCGTGTCGATTCTGGCGCTGGCCGCGGACTATTTGCTGGGCAGGTTTCAGAGATGGATTTCTCCGAAAAGTCCGATGTCGAACCAATGAGGAGGCGGTGCGATGATTGAATTGCAGGATGTGACCAAGGTGTACCGGAGCGAGGAGGGGGAGGTGACGGCGGTGGACGGCGTCAGCATGTCGGTCGGGGAAGGGGAGATCTGCATTCTGCTCGGCCCCTCCGGATGCGGGAAGACGACGCTCCTCCGCATGATCAACCGGATGATCGAACCGACCCGGGGAACGATTCGGGTCAACGGGCAGGACATCCAACAGATGGATCCCTATGAACTGCGCCGTTCCATCGGGTATGTGATCCAGCAGACCGGCCTGTTTCCCAATATGACCGTCGAGCAAAACGTCACCGTCGTCCCCCGGCTGTTGGGATGGGACCGGGTGAAGATCAGGAACCGCTACAACGAATTGATGGACATGATGGGATTAAACCCCGATGAGTACCGGGACCGGTATCCCTGGGAATTGTCGGGGGGCCAGCAGCAGCGCATCGGCGTGGCGAGAGCCCTGGCGGCGGATCCTCCCGTGATGCTGATGGATGAGCCCTTCGCCGCGCTGGATCCGGTCATCCGGGAGCATTTGCAGAATGAGCTTTTGCGCATTCAGCGCACCGTCAGGAAGACGATCCTGTTCGTCAGCCACCAGATCGATGAAGCGATTCGCCTCGGCGACACCATCGCCGTTTTCCAATCCGGGAAACTGATGCAGCACGGCACTCCCGACGAGCTCCTCTCCCGGCCGGCCAACGACTTTGTCAGCCGGTTTGTGGGCAGCGACCGGCATCTGAGGCGCCTCGGCCTCTTCCGCGTGAGGGACCTCTTGGACAGGAAGGAGAAGAAGGGCGCCAAAAACGCCGGCCAGATCGATCAGCGGCATTCGGTCCGGCTTGATACCACCCTGAGGGAGGCGCTGTCCCTGTTGCTCGCTTCCCCCGCGGGTTCACTGGCGGTGCTGGATGACGAGGGACAGCGGGTCGTCGGCAGGATCACCTGGAGCGACTTCGAA
This genomic interval from Planifilum fimeticola contains the following:
- a CDS encoding ABC transporter ATP-binding protein, which produces MIELQDVTKVYRSEEGEVTAVDGVSMSVGEGEICILLGPSGCGKTTLLRMINRMIEPTRGTIRVNGQDIQQMDPYELRRSIGYVIQQTGLFPNMTVEQNVTVVPRLLGWDRVKIRNRYNELMDMMGLNPDEYRDRYPWELSGGQQQRIGVARALAADPPVMLMDEPFAALDPVIREHLQNELLRIQRTVRKTILFVSHQIDEAIRLGDTIAVFQSGKLMQHGTPDELLSRPANDFVSRFVGSDRHLRRLGLFRVRDLLDRKEKKGAKNAGQIDQRHSVRLDTTLREALSLLLASPAGSLAVLDDEGQRVVGRITWSDFEKLGEIRPSDPESLAQ
- a CDS encoding ABC transporter permease yields the protein MELIEFVQSHWGQIAELAWEHVQLVGMSVGVAILTGVPFGIYISQRESLAKLVLAVAGMIMTIPSIALFGIMIPIFSVINQGIGFVPAFTALVLYSQLPIIRNTYVAVKSVDPDIRDAAIGMGMTPLQRLRQVEIPIALPVIMAGVRTAVILTIGIAAIAAYIGAGGLGEYISRGISTSYTTMVQAGAIAVSILALAADYLLGRFQRWISPKSPMSNQ